The following proteins come from a genomic window of Halictus rubicundus isolate RS-2024b chromosome 8, iyHalRubi1_principal, whole genome shotgun sequence:
- the LOC143356336 gene encoding 52 kDa repressor of the inhibitor of the protein kinase-like, which produces MWVCCLLWGVKFAWICLQGDSKGKGDGSGGLKHSLKKIDSFFPKKPRLEIAYSKNSPTTTTDENNCIADASASTATLPTLTIDEEKTCSPVTNDIQPTICTSTSDSDQIKTSLSQPKFASDIACYIGENINDSTKAMLLEKHWQPPPNYTFPHCVVNKKGKQTKKYAQKSHLDKFHWLVLSHKDQGLYCKYCALFVVAPGGGVQTKTPLCRLVKEPLKAFGNLLGENGLLLTHQRNKYHELAVQAGKNFLLSFHKPEINIMNQVNSQRLKQINENRERLRPIVKTIIFCGHQNISLRGHRDDGKLLNYDSVVADEGNFRALLKFRIDSGDIALQQHLESSKSNATYISKTVQNELIDVCAEIIQENILQNVREAKYFSILFDETTDISHISQLSLSFRYLHDGVIKEHFVTFCDTYDVLRREDNNSGDIEPRLTGVALAKIVENLCTKFNLDLSWCVGIGTDSCSVMASDTKGAVQELMKIAIHAKRCPCNNHVLNNSLARSSKVVSCRNTSGTMRKVVAFANASAKRHEIFKIELGAAMQGICETRWVERHDGHLQFQGDNLVKICSALEKISAWQDNKTANDAHCLLQTLRSSDFIISSICLSDVLGTTVSLSRILQSNSIDLKKATDAINDTLSVLQNKRENVDVIYRQLFEEAKEVAEQLDVEIKCPRIVSKQIHRANNQPAQSAEEYFRRAIYIPLLDSIISDLQDRLSPDVLNLFQLSVFMPKSECSNEDIETVKQLATDYTLLLDNTPFSVIVNEYRLWMVKWQAWQRSQDIPQSISDLILNCDIDMYPNIRKFLCIMATLPVSVATAERSFSTLRRIKSWLRSSMVEDRLTGLALLHIHKNVPIDVNDVITRFGRRRKRKIDFVI; this is translated from the exons ATGTGGG TCTGTTGTCTGTTGTGGGGTGTGAAATTTGCATGGATTTGCTTGCAGGGTGATTCTAAGGGAAAAGGAGATGGTAGTGGTGGATTGaaacattcattaaaaaaaatagattcattTTTCCCAAAGAAACCAAGGCTTGAGATTGCTTACTCGAaaaattcacctacaacaactacagatgaaaataattgtattgcCGATGCTTCTGCTTCTACAGCTACATTGCCTACATTAACCATAGATGAAGAAAAAACATGCTCTCCTGTTACTAACGATATTCAGCCTACAATATGTACATCGACTTCTGATTCTGATCAGATAAAGACTTCACTTTCTCAACCAAAGTTTGCTTCAGATATTGCTTGTTATATAGgggaaaatataaatgattcaACTAAAGCTATGTTGCTTGAAAAGCATTGGCAGCCTCCCCCTAATTATACTTTTCCGCATtgtgttgttaataaaaaaggaaaacaaacaaaaaaatatgctcAGAAGTCTCACCTTGACAAGTTTCACTGGCTTGTTTTGTCGCATAAAGACCAGGGTCTTTACTGCAAGTACTGTGCTTTGTTTGTCGTAGCTCCTGGAGGTGGTGTACAGACAAAAACACCTTTATGTCGACTCGTAAAAGAACCATTAAAAGCTTTCGGTAATTTGCTAGGTGAAAATGGTCTTCTGCTAACACACCAGCGAAACAAATACCACGAATTAGCTGTCCAAGCAGGGAAGAACTTTTTATTGAGTTTTCATAAACCGGAAATTAACATAATGAACCAAGTAAATAGTCAAAGactgaaacaaataaatgaaaatagagaACGTTTGCGACCAATCGTAAAAACTATAATATTTTGTGGCCATCAAAATATATCGTTACGTGGCCATCGCGACGATGGTAAATTGCTGAACTATGACAGCGTAGTAGCCGATGAAGGGAATTTTAGAGCCCTTTTAAAATTCCGTATTGATTCTGGCGATATTGCATTGCAGCAACATTTAGAATCTTCAAAATCCAACGCCACGTACATCAGCAAGACTGTACAAAATGAGTTGATAGATGTTTGCGCAGAAATCATCCAGGAAAACATTTTACAGAATGTGCGGGaagctaaatatttttcaattttgttcgatGAAACAACAGATATATCACATATCTCACAGCTGAGCCTATCATTCCGATATTTGCATGATGGCGTTATTAAGGAACATTTTGTGACTTTTTGTGATACCTACGATGTTCTTAGACGTGAAGACAACAATTCAGGTGACATAGAGCCTCGATTGACAGGTGTAGCTTTGgcgaaaatcgttgaaaatctgtgtACCAAATTTAACTTAGATTTATCTTGGTGTGTGGGTATTGGAACTGACAGCTGCTCGGTTATGGCATCAGATACAAAAGGTGCAGTGCAAGAATTGATGAAAATAGCCATTCATGCTAAACGTTGCCCGTGCAACAACCATGTGCTCAATAACTCATTGGCAAGATCATCCAAAGTAGTTTCCTGTCGCAATACATCTGGCACAATGAGAAAAGTTGTGGCATTTGCCAATGCATCCGCTAAGaggcatgaaatttttaaaatagaactcGGAGCTGCCATGCAAGGTATTTGTGAGACACGTTGGGTAGAGAGGCATGATGGGCATCTTCAATTTCAAGGAGACAACTTAGTCAAAATTTGTAGCGCTTTGGAGAAGATTTCTGCTTGGCAAGACAATAAAACTGCCAATGATGCGCATTGCTTGCTGCAAACATTGCGCAGTTCtgactttattatatcctccatctgtTTAAGTGATGTATTAG gtACTACTGTATCTTTAAGCAGAATACTGCAATCGAActcaattgatttaaaaaaagctaCGGACGCTATTAATGATACTTTAagtgttttacaaaataaaagagaaaatgtgGACGTAATCTACCGACAGCTTTTTGAAGAGGCTAAAGAAGTAGCTGAGCAGCTAGATGTAGAAATTAAATGCCCCAGAATAGTATCAAAACAAATACATAGGGCCAATAACCAACCTGCTCAATCTGCTGAAGAGTATTTCCGCAGAGCTATATACATCCCTCTTCTAGATTCAATAATAAGTGATCTCCAGGACCGCCTGTCTCCTGATGTACTTAATTTGTTTCAGCTAAGCGTTTTCATGCCAAAAAGCGAATGTAGTAATGAAGACATTGAAACTGTGAAACAACTAGCTACCGACTATACATTATTACTAGATAACACTCCATTTTCTGTCATTGTAAATGAATATCGGCTGTGGATGGTGAAGTGGCAGGCGTGGCAGCGGAGCCAGGACATACCGCAGTCGATTTCTGAtcttattttaaattgtgaCATCGATATGTATcctaatataagaaaatttttatgtattatggCTACACTACCTGTCAGTGTAGCGACAGCAGAAAGGTCTTTCTCTACGTTGCGCAGAATTAAATCGTGGCTAAGATCTTCAATGGTTGAAGATCGCCTAACCGGACTGGCACTTCTCCACATTCATAAAAACGTACCCATTGACGTAAATGACGTAATAACGCGTTTCGGGAGAAgacgtaaaagaaaaattgattttgttatttaa